A single region of the Rattus rattus isolate New Zealand chromosome 8, Rrattus_CSIRO_v1, whole genome shotgun sequence genome encodes:
- the LOC116907552 gene encoding nucleoside diphosphate kinase B-like yields MANLERTFIAIKPDGVQRSLVGEIIKRFEQKGFRLVAMKFLRASGEHLKQQHYIDLKDRPFFLGLVKYMPSGPAVAMVWEGLNVVKTGRVMLGETNPADSKPCTFRGDFRVQVGRNIIHGGDSVESAEKQIGLWFKPEELIDYKSCAHDWVYK; encoded by the coding sequence ATGGCCAATCTCGAGCGTACCTTCATTGCCATCAAGCCAGATGGTGTGCAGCGCAGCCTGGTGGGCGAGATCATCAAGCGATTCGAGCAGAAGGGGTTCCGTCTGGTGGCCATGAAGTTCCTTCGAGCTTCTGGAGAACACCTGAAGCAGCAGCACTACATTGACCTGAAAGACCGTCCTTTCTTCCTGGGGCTGGTGAAGTACATGCCCTCAGGGCCTGCGGTGGCCATGGTCTGGGAGGGGCTCAATGTGGTGAAAACAGGCCGAGTGATGCTGGGGGAGACCAATCCAGCTGATTCGAAACCATGCACCTTTCGTGGGGATTTCCGAGTTCAAGTTGGCAGGAACATCATCCACGGCGGTGATTCAGTGGAGAGTGCCGAGAAACAGATCGGTCTATGGTTTAAGCCCGAAGAACTGATTGACTATAAGTCTTGTGCCCATGACTGGGTGTACAAGTAG